A region of Chitinophaga horti DNA encodes the following proteins:
- a CDS encoding NADH:flavin oxidoreductase/NADH oxidase, giving the protein MSQLFSPLTIKSVTFRNRITVSPMCEYSSEDGFANQWHLVHLGSRAVGGAGLIITEAAAVSPEGRISPDDLGIWKDEHIEKLAEINTFLEAQGAVAGVQLAHAGRKASVASAWKGGKVVSPMDGGWLPVAPSAVAFNPSDVPPLALDAAGIQKVVNDFKTAARRVLKAGFKVIELHAAHGYLLHQFLSPLSNKRTDEYGGSFENRIRLLLEVIQAVHTEWPRELPLFVRISATDWADGGWNADESVQLVEVLKTVGVDLIDVSTGGLVPGVKIPLGPAYQAPFAARIRKETGMLTGAVGLITTAHQAEELLVNGTADLILMARELLRDPYFPLHAARKLGEDVAWPVQYERAKPR; this is encoded by the coding sequence ATGTCGCAGCTCTTCTCACCACTTACCATAAAATCTGTCACCTTTCGTAACCGCATTACCGTATCGCCAATGTGCGAGTATTCTTCCGAAGATGGGTTTGCCAATCAGTGGCACCTCGTACACCTGGGGAGCCGTGCGGTAGGTGGGGCCGGACTTATTATCACGGAGGCGGCTGCAGTATCGCCGGAAGGGCGCATCTCGCCGGACGATCTCGGCATTTGGAAAGATGAGCATATCGAAAAGCTGGCAGAGATCAACACTTTCCTGGAAGCGCAGGGTGCGGTGGCTGGTGTGCAACTCGCACATGCAGGCCGTAAGGCGAGTGTGGCGTCCGCATGGAAGGGTGGGAAAGTTGTGAGCCCGATGGATGGCGGTTGGTTGCCTGTAGCTCCATCAGCGGTAGCGTTTAATCCTTCGGATGTGCCGCCGCTGGCGTTGGATGCCGCTGGTATTCAAAAAGTAGTAAACGACTTTAAGACGGCTGCCCGCAGGGTATTGAAGGCCGGTTTTAAGGTGATAGAGCTGCACGCCGCACATGGTTACCTTTTACATCAATTTCTTTCTCCACTAAGTAACAAGCGCACCGACGAGTACGGCGGTAGCTTCGAAAATCGTATCCGCTTATTGCTCGAAGTGATTCAGGCGGTGCATACAGAGTGGCCGCGGGAGTTGCCTTTATTCGTACGCATCTCTGCCACCGACTGGGCAGATGGGGGCTGGAACGCGGATGAATCGGTGCAGCTGGTGGAGGTGCTGAAAACGGTGGGAGTAGATCTTATCGATGTGTCCACCGGTGGACTTGTGCCCGGTGTGAAAATCCCATTAGGGCCAGCTTACCAGGCCCCTTTTGCTGCGCGTATTCGTAAAGAGACAGGCATGCTTACGGGTGCGGTGGGATTAATTACCACGGCCCATCAGGCGGAAGAACTGCTCGTCAACGGTACGGCCGATCTCATCCTGATGGCGCGTGAATTACTGCGTGATCCGTACTTTCCTTTACATGCTGCGCGGAAACTGGGAGAGGATGTTGCCTGGCCGGTACAGTACGAACGCGCGAAACCGAGATAA
- a CDS encoding MFS transporter: protein MVKKSLLTLTLGGLSIGMAEFLMMGVLPDVSRTLSISIPEAGHLISAYALGVVIGAPLMVGFAANYPPRKVLIMLMLLFAVFNTAFALAPNYELLLVARLFSGLPHGAFFGIGAVVASRLSDPGREARSVAVMFAGLTIANIVAVPIGTAIGHHLSWRISFGIVGLLALCAAGSIKRWMPEVPATSNGSFLESMKAFGNPEPWIIIGVSAIGTGGLFAWISYIAPLMTKVGGFAEGFVPIIMIIAGIGMAVGNFLGGRLADRFSPLLTTGLLLMAMIVSLVIVSFVTPYQPAAIGMTFITGALAFAVIAPMQMLMINAAKGSEMLASASLQASANMGNALGAYLGGLPIAAGYGYTSPEYVGAGLAFIGVLLCLLLAWRNKGRAALAN, encoded by the coding sequence ATGGTTAAAAAGAGCCTGCTCACCCTTACCCTTGGCGGTTTAAGTATTGGAATGGCAGAATTTCTGATGATGGGTGTACTGCCCGATGTGTCCCGTACATTAAGCATTTCTATCCCCGAGGCCGGGCACCTTATTTCGGCCTATGCACTTGGGGTAGTGATTGGCGCCCCGTTGATGGTGGGTTTTGCGGCTAACTATCCTCCCCGGAAAGTATTGATCATGCTCATGTTGCTGTTCGCAGTATTTAATACAGCATTCGCCCTGGCACCTAACTACGAATTGTTACTGGTGGCCCGTTTGTTTTCAGGCTTACCACATGGTGCCTTTTTCGGCATCGGTGCCGTAGTAGCCAGCCGCCTGTCCGACCCGGGCCGCGAGGCACGTTCCGTAGCCGTCATGTTCGCCGGGCTTACCATCGCCAATATTGTCGCTGTGCCGATCGGTACCGCCATTGGTCACCACCTGAGCTGGCGTATTTCGTTTGGGATTGTAGGTTTGCTGGCGCTTTGCGCAGCGGGCAGCATCAAACGCTGGATGCCCGAGGTTCCTGCCACTTCCAACGGCAGTTTCCTCGAAAGCATGAAAGCATTCGGCAATCCCGAACCCTGGATTATTATCGGTGTGTCCGCGATCGGCACCGGCGGCCTATTCGCCTGGATCAGTTACATCGCACCACTGATGACCAAAGTTGGCGGCTTCGCCGAAGGGTTTGTTCCCATCATCATGATTATTGCCGGTATAGGCATGGCCGTTGGTAACTTCCTTGGTGGCCGCCTTGCGGATAGATTCTCTCCATTACTAACGACAGGTTTATTATTGATGGCGATGATCGTATCGCTGGTCATTGTTTCGTTCGTTACACCTTATCAGCCTGCAGCCATTGGTATGACCTTCATCACAGGCGCCCTTGCATTTGCTGTTATTGCTCCTATGCAAATGCTGATGATCAACGCGGCGAAGGGTTCGGAAATGCTGGCCTCAGCATCGTTGCAGGCAAGCGCTAATATGGGTAATGCGCTGGGTGCTTACCTGGGCGGGCTGCCTATTGCCGCTGGCTATGGCTATACCTCGCCGGAATATGTAGGCGCCGGACTGGCTTTCATTGGCGTATTACTTTGCCTGTTGCTGGCGTGGCGCAATAAGGGACGGGCAGCCTTAGCAAATTGA
- a CDS encoding SGNH/GDSL hydrolase family protein — protein MKKILTQFALLLVVIASMSMTLRKKQRIVFFGDSITQAGVSPAGYISLIQKSLTEKKTADNYELVGAGIGGNKVYDLYLRMEDDVLAKKPDVVVVYVGINDVWHKSSSGTGTDLDKFEKFYNALIKKLQAQNIKVYICTPSVIGEMNDFSNPQDGDLNQYSKTIRKIAGNNGVQLIDLRKAFVDYEVKNNTNNEAKGILTTDRVHLNEKGNQLVADEMMKALGL, from the coding sequence ATGAAAAAAATATTAACGCAGTTCGCACTGCTATTGGTTGTAATCGCAAGTATGTCTATGACATTGAGGAAAAAGCAGCGGATCGTGTTTTTCGGCGATTCTATTACGCAGGCGGGTGTAAGTCCTGCCGGCTATATTTCCCTCATCCAGAAATCACTTACTGAAAAGAAAACTGCAGATAATTACGAGCTGGTGGGTGCAGGCATCGGTGGCAATAAAGTGTATGATCTTTACCTGAGGATGGAAGACGATGTACTGGCTAAGAAGCCGGACGTGGTAGTAGTGTACGTTGGCATCAATGACGTATGGCATAAAAGCTCCTCCGGTACCGGTACCGACCTGGATAAATTCGAGAAATTCTATAACGCCCTCATCAAAAAACTGCAGGCACAAAATATCAAAGTATACATCTGCACCCCTTCTGTAATCGGTGAAATGAACGACTTCTCCAATCCGCAGGATGGCGATCTCAATCAATATTCAAAAACCATCCGCAAGATTGCAGGTAACAACGGCGTACAACTGATCGACCTGCGTAAGGCATTTGTCGATTATGAGGTGAAGAACAATACGAACAATGAAGCGAAAGGCATCTTGACCACCGATCGTGTGCACTTGAATGAGAAAGGGAATCAACTCGTAGCCGACGAAATGATGAAGGCGCTGGGTTTATAA
- a CDS encoding AGE family epimerase/isomerase codes for MVDTSLYKQEMEQELDSILAYWMQYAVDQERGGFFGKVNNDNVPDPAADKGVVLNARILWAFTAAYNLTGTPDYLTIADRAFAYITEHFIDAEFGGAYWTVDAAGNKASGDKRVMGQAACLHAMAEYYKATGLHAALEQAARLFNLVEQHAFDRERLGYTATFNEDWSAMNDGSSKVTEDQLHILEAYTSLYQVLPEPMVKERIEDLLDVFDRHIIDHESGHLETSFDASWQSQASLVVYGYDMNAAWLLEQAATVISEEKWINKAKEWAISLADAAGEGLDDDDGLSYGYHPEQDRQENEKQYWPQAEAMIGFLNAWQVSGRDKYLKASYASWEFTRKHIRDSQQGEWWFGVNEDYSPIAGKDKVDAWKSPYNNTRACIEIIRRLN; via the coding sequence ATGGTAGACACTTCCCTATATAAACAGGAAATGGAGCAGGAATTAGACAGTATTCTTGCTTATTGGATGCAATACGCGGTAGACCAGGAACGCGGCGGTTTTTTTGGGAAAGTGAATAATGATAATGTGCCTGATCCGGCGGCAGATAAAGGAGTCGTGCTGAATGCCCGCATCCTGTGGGCTTTTACTGCTGCCTACAACCTTACCGGAACGCCGGACTACCTGACCATTGCAGACAGGGCCTTTGCTTACATTACCGAGCATTTCATAGATGCGGAGTTTGGTGGTGCATATTGGACCGTCGACGCCGCGGGCAATAAGGCCAGCGGGGATAAGCGGGTAATGGGACAGGCAGCTTGTCTGCATGCCATGGCCGAGTATTACAAGGCTACAGGTCTTCATGCCGCACTGGAACAAGCCGCACGGTTGTTTAACCTGGTCGAGCAGCATGCGTTTGACCGGGAGCGGCTTGGTTACACAGCAACTTTCAATGAAGACTGGTCTGCGATGAACGACGGCAGTTCCAAAGTGACGGAAGATCAGCTGCATATCCTGGAGGCATATACCAGCTTGTACCAGGTGTTGCCGGAGCCGATGGTAAAAGAGCGCATCGAGGACCTGCTGGATGTATTTGACCGTCACATCATCGATCATGAAAGTGGTCACCTGGAAACATCTTTTGATGCCAGTTGGCAATCCCAGGCGTCGCTCGTAGTATACGGTTATGATATGAACGCAGCCTGGCTGCTGGAACAGGCGGCAACCGTCATTAGCGAAGAAAAGTGGATCAATAAAGCGAAAGAATGGGCGATAAGCCTTGCAGACGCGGCTGGCGAAGGCTTGGATGATGACGATGGACTAAGTTATGGGTATCATCCCGAACAAGATCGCCAGGAAAACGAAAAGCAATACTGGCCTCAGGCAGAAGCGATGATCGGCTTTTTGAATGCCTGGCAGGTAAGCGGTCGCGATAAATACCTGAAAGCCTCCTACGCAAGCTGGGAATTTACCCGCAAACACATCCGCGATAGTCAGCAGGGAGAATGGTGGTTCGGTGTGAATGAAGATTATTCGCCCATAGCAGGTAAAGACAAGGTAGATGCCTGGAAAAGTCCATATAACAACACCCGGGCTTGCATAGAGATTATTCGTAGATTAAATTAG
- a CDS encoding glycoside hydrolase family 130 protein: MKHQFEQRLTSLKKQYEALVTRRNEPLAQHNGVYTRYKYPVVTAAHAPVFWRYDLDEQTNPFLMERFGINAAFNAGAIKWEGKYLLMVRVESVDRKSFFAIAESPNGIDNFRFWDYPINVGQSGEPDVNVYDVRLTQHEDGWIYGLFCTERKDTSAPAYDQSAAIAQCGIIRSKDLKNWERLPDLKTKSPQQRNVVLHPEFVNGKYAFYTRPQDGFIDAGSGGGIGFGLSDSIEHAEVLEEKVIDPKKYHTVYEAKNGQGPAPIKTPKGWLHLAHGVRNTAAGLRYVLYLFMTDLQDLTKVTHKPAGYFLAPEGEERIGDVSNVVFANGWIAEEDGRVLIYYASSDTRMHVATSSIDQLVDYVVNTEQDGFTSGASVKTLSGIIGRNMELLQTASENGRVGHRAI, translated from the coding sequence ATGAAGCACCAATTTGAACAGCGGCTGACGAGTCTGAAGAAGCAATATGAAGCACTGGTTACACGGCGTAATGAGCCGCTGGCGCAGCACAACGGGGTGTACACCCGTTACAAATACCCCGTAGTTACAGCCGCACATGCCCCGGTTTTTTGGCGGTACGATCTCGATGAACAAACTAATCCCTTTTTGATGGAACGTTTTGGCATTAATGCTGCCTTTAACGCCGGTGCCATCAAATGGGAAGGCAAATATTTATTGATGGTGAGAGTGGAAAGTGTAGACAGAAAATCTTTTTTCGCAATTGCTGAAAGTCCGAATGGGATAGATAATTTTCGTTTCTGGGACTACCCGATCAACGTAGGTCAGTCGGGTGAGCCGGATGTAAATGTGTACGATGTGCGCCTCACGCAGCACGAGGACGGCTGGATTTACGGCCTTTTCTGCACCGAAAGAAAAGATACGTCGGCGCCCGCATACGATCAATCTGCCGCCATTGCACAATGCGGCATTATTCGAAGTAAAGATCTGAAAAACTGGGAGCGCCTGCCCGATCTTAAAACAAAGTCTCCCCAGCAACGTAACGTTGTGCTGCACCCGGAGTTTGTAAACGGCAAATACGCGTTCTATACCCGCCCCCAGGATGGCTTCATCGATGCCGGCAGTGGCGGAGGTATCGGCTTTGGACTGTCCGATTCAATAGAGCATGCAGAAGTGCTGGAAGAAAAAGTCATCGACCCGAAAAAATACCATACCGTCTACGAAGCCAAAAATGGTCAGGGGCCCGCACCTATCAAAACGCCTAAAGGCTGGCTTCACCTGGCGCACGGGGTGCGTAATACTGCAGCGGGGCTCCGATACGTGTTATACCTCTTCATGACTGACCTGCAGGACCTTACGAAAGTGACGCACAAGCCGGCGGGTTATTTCCTTGCGCCCGAAGGCGAGGAGCGCATCGGTGATGTAAGCAACGTCGTGTTTGCCAACGGCTGGATCGCGGAGGAAGATGGCCGGGTGCTGATTTATTATGCTTCTTCCGATACGCGGATGCATGTGGCGACGAGCAGCATAGATCAGCTGGTAGATTACGTGGTGAATACAGAGCAGGATGGCTTTACATCCGGCGCATCTGTAAAAACACTTAGTGGCATTATTGGTAGAAATATGGAACTGTTACAAACCGCCAGCGAAAATGGACGTGTAGGCCACCGCGCTATATAA